Proteins from one Plasmodium yoelii strain 17X genome assembly, chromosome: 2 genomic window:
- a CDS encoding Niemann-Pick type C1-related protein, putative produces the protein MFFRKIGEFISKIKHYSLNTFSNCLYKYAGFVYDRPYTIIFFSLLGCGLLSTGFYYKENEKDVFKLYSIANAYTYDNGKMINDFFHRNRNAIILVESNFNLLQEHILTELKKFEDNIFDIQVDCSEILECKIDDNIDVEQTEVAKKVFDKFNKNIDPNANYDWKPSLSSLNLKFSLNNLLPFKKKKKNNTDAGSGSDAGTDTDTDADTNDDDYDDDDDYDEDDEEDEEENNINEDVEYTDLRTKLKNGIDFLYDKIGILKKLFTSHKGKKKIIIPQEEKVAPTFEEFENDVFYPPYYIPPLLVKNDRCILKNVFKDKKLDVNLRTASESVKKEIKFKLNDLCQKKYGQCEKSSIFLYYENGNAKIGDPIKVDNLNFYVNRKSYKGMVLKSILGNPKYTQNGSNYVINYTNSLVTILNLHNSHTYEPYVLAFEKKLIDYVRNYNINHVINNDEETNDGNPGYVRFHVFAERSFEDEVDRISKLDKLTMLLFLIGIFFIFIYVLFNNVTSVLYRSKPLCAIVGIFCGFLGYLAGSGFLFFIGVKAVPPAETVPFLVIGVCVDDVFVIINSYSLLFMIKDDRKRIQMCLRDSAVAITVTTLTNVIAFLISAVSPFYAIYSFSLFTTSALFFSYILVITILVSILCIEARLEKEKKNIFSPIISLVSSCFCKDSRNKINNSVSNNNELSLDILTEEEQEKACAEYESLSIYQWIHNLYLFEESINNKKNKPSSKSKNKDDQCTIVDVAPGGRDLKGCKQTSKHRGNYKDTSKCITNSDNNSKKNTQGSTSKVYPSNPNQNKQKPEHDKSNIYSHYNIKGDINIRDNNINASVGDGHIESSGRTIEDDNTKINNNYPSQNDLEKDLRSIEVNSSSSVLQISNDISSSCLNNSNATQNFKDDENDCSKSGHNKDVYNNNEEGNRNKTKDCENKKIYMLSSHDNVLFYKYIYKEPKGNIGKCFRKLIKNYYIPFLSSRIGKTIVYLLFTFIIILSIYGCTFIKKGIRYVKAFPSDSYIRMFIEQRAIHFPNLGDVIEVYYFDKNFINKYRKLRKQYFNDDISNSYLSFSFSNNVDEDEEEEEEPLDVEPANTNIKWEKTAIHEKLKQVHEKLDKQDFIAGISNGFNFFVNNNSKQLENEDPEVFYNTFVNWVKYDYTGNMFKDDFIFLNKKLVAWRFKYVQKNTDDSEYSSLWLKKCNEIAKIEDENIQLLCFHISSIFYETDEIIMDITLKTMGITIFTILFVTAYIVEGFSSCFIIALIILLIDLSIFGFMCLCGITVNIISMVILVLSIGFSIDHTSHIVQAFTHSVGRTRNEKMKESLYLMMGPVLHSGLSTWCIISTLFFSNKDFTVIFFQTLSLVLFFSVIYSSMFLPVLLSSIGPL, from the exons atgtttttcaGAAAAATAGGAGAATTTATcagtaaaataaaacattattCACTAAACACATTTTCAAATtgcttatataaatatgcgGGTTTTGTATATGATAGACCATATacgataatattttttagtttGCTTGGATGTGGATTATTATCTACAGGGTTTtattataaagaaaatgaaaaggatgtatttaaattatattctaTAGCAAATGCTTACACATATGATAATGGTAAAATGataaatgatttttttcATAGAAATAGGAATGCAATTATTTTAGTAGAATctaattttaatttgttaCAAGAACACATTTTAactgaattaaaaaaatttgaagATAACATTTTTGATATACAAGTAGATTGTTCTGAAATTCTTGAATGTAAAATAGATGATAATATAGATGTTGAGCAAACCGAAGTTGCAAAAAAAGTGTTtgacaaatttaataaaaatatagatccTAATGCTAATTACGATTGGAAACCAAGTTTATCttctttaaatttaaaattttctttaaataatttgttgccttttaaaaaaaaaaaaaaaaataatacagaTGCAGGTTCAGGTTCAGATGCAGGTACAGATACAGATACAGATGCAGATACAAATGATGATGATTACGATGACGATGATGATTATGACGAAGATGAtgaagaagatgaagaagaaaataatattaatgaagaTGTAGAATATACCGATTTAagaacaaaattaaaaaatggtatagattttttatatgacAAAATaggaatattaaaaaaattatttacttcacataaaggaaaaaaaaaaataataattccaCAAGAAGAAAAAGTAGCACCAACTTTTGAAGAATTTGAAAATGATGTATTTTATCCTCCATATTATATACCCCCATTATTAGTAAAAAATGATAGatgtatattaaaaaatgtttttaaagataaaaaattagaTGTAAATTTAAGAACTGCAAGTGAATcagtaaaaaaagaaataaaatttaaattaaatgatctttgtcaaaaaaaatatggacaATGTGAAAAAAGttcaatatttttgtattatgAGAATGGAAATGCAAAAATTGGTGATCCAATAAAAgttgataatttaaatttttatgtaaataGAAAATCATATAAAGGTATGGTTTTAAAATCAATATTAGGAAACCCTAAATATACACAAAATGGATCTAATTATGttataaattatacaaattCTTTAGTAActatattaaatttacatAATTCACATACATATGAACCATATGTTTTAgcttttgaaaaaaaattaattgatTATGTTcgaaattataatattaatcatgtaataaataatgatgaagaaACAAATGATGGTAATCCAGGATATGTTCGTTTTCATGTTTTTGCTGAACGAAGTTTTGAAGATGAAGTTGATAGAATATCTAAATTAGATAAATTAAcaatgttattatttttaattggtatcttttttatttttatttatgttttatttaataatgttaCTTCTGTTTTGTATAGAAGTAAACCTCTTTGTGCTATTGTTGGAATATTTTGTGGATTTTTAGGATATTTGGCGGGTTCAgggtttttattttttataggaGTTAAAGCTGTACCACCTGCAGAAACTGTTCCTTTTTTAGTTATAGGAGTATGTGTCGATGATGTATTTGTgattattaattcatattctttattatttatgattAAAGATGATAGAAAAAGGATTCAGATGTGTTTAAGAGATAGTGCAGTAGCAATTACAGTAACAACCTTAACTAATGTTATTGCTTTTTTAATTAGTGCAGTGTCTCCATTTTATGCTATTTATAGTTTTTCCTTATTTACTACAAGTGCATTATTTTTCAGTTATATTTTGGTTATTACCATTTTAGTTAGTATATTATGTATAGAAGCACGtttagaaaaagaaaaaaaaaatatattttcaccAATTATTAGTTTAGTATCTTCTTGTTTTTGTAAAGATTCacgaaataaaataaataattcagtatctaataataatgaattgTCATTAGATATATTAACTGAAGAAGAACAAGAAAAAGCATGTGCTGAATATGAAAGTCTTTCAATTTATCAATGgattcataatttatatctttttgAAGAATCTATtaataataagaaaaataaaccTTCTTCTAAATCAAAGAATAAAGATGATCAGTGCACTATCGTGGATGTCGCTCCTGGGGGTCGAGATCTTAAAGGGTGCAAACAAACTTCAAAACATCGAGGAAATTATAAAGATACTTCAAAATGTATTACAAATTCTGATAATAATTCGAAGAAAAATACACAAGGTTCTACATCTAAAGTTTATCCTTCAAATCCTAATCAAAACAAACAAAAACCTGAACATGATAAGTCAAATATTTATTctcattataatataaaaggtgatattaatataagagataataatattaatgcaTCTGTTGGAGATGGTCATATAGAATCAAGTGGAAGAACAATAGAAGAtgataatacaaaaataaataacaattatCCATCACAAAATGATTTAGAAAAGGATTTAAGAAGTATTGAAGTAAATTCAAGTAGCTCTGTGTTACAAATATCAAACGACATTTCATCATCTTGtttaaataatagtaatgCAACTCAGAATTTTAaagatgatgaaaatgattgTTCAAAGAGTGGACATAATAAAGATGtatataacaataatgaAGAAGGGAATcgaaataaaacaaaagattgtgaaaataaaaaaatatatatgttaagtTCTCatgataatgtattattttataaatatatatataaagagcCAAAAGGAAATATCGGAAAATGTTTTCGCAAACTtatcaaaaattattatataccatttttatcatctaGAATAGGAAAAACAatagtatatttattatttacatttattattatcttatCAATTTATGGTTgtacatttattaaaaaaggaataagATATGTTAAAGCATTCCCATCAGATTCATATATTCGAATGTTTATTGAACAAAGAGCGATACATTTTCCAAATCTTGGAGATGTAATTGAAGTGTATTATTTTGATaagaattttataaataagtatCGAAAATTACgtaaacaatattttaatgaTGATATATCAAATTCttatttatctttttcattttcaaatAATGTGGATGAGgatgaagaagaagaagaagaaccTTTAGATGTTGAACCCGcaaatacaaatataaaatgggaaaaaacTGCAATtcatgaaaaattaaaacaagtTCATGAAAAATTGGATAAACAAGATTTCATAGCGGGTATATCAAATGGGTTTAacttttttgtaaataataatagcaaaCAATTGGAAAATGAAGATCCTGAGGTATTCTATAATACTTTTGTTAATTGGGTTAAATATGATTATACAGGAAATATGTTTAAAGatgattttatatttttaaataaaaaattagtaGCATGGAGATTTAAATATGTACAAAAAAATACAGATGATTCAGAATATTCATCTTTGTGGCTAAAAAAATGTAACGAAATTGCAAAAATTGAAGATGAAAATATACAATTACTTTGTTTTCATATAAGTTCTATCTTTTATGAAACCGACGAAATAATTATGGATATAACTCTCAAAACTATGGGAATAActatttttactatattatttgtaACTGCATATATTGTTGAAGGTTTTAGTTCATGTTTTATCATAGCCTTGATTATATTACTTATTGATTTATCCATTTTTGGATTCATGTGTTTGTGCGGAATAACAGTTAATATTATTTCCATGGTTATTCTTGTCCTTTCAATTG GTTTTTCTATCGATCATACGTCGCACATTGTGCAGGCGTTTACGCACAGTGTCGGAAGAACTCGGAATGaaaa GATGAAGGAAAGTTTGTATTTGATGATGGGACCTGTTTTACACAGCGGTTTATCAACTTGGTGTATTATAAGTACATTGTTTTTTTCAAACAAAGATTTTACTGTCATATTCTTTCAAACACTATCTTTG gttttatttttttcagtaATATATTCTTCCATGTTTTTACCAGTTCTTCTTTCAAGCATTGGCCCATTATAg